The DNA segment CCGGTGAAGACGGCTTCTTATTAGAAGTCAGATATTAACCTTCCAGAATACATTCTGTGGGGCAAACATCTGCACAGGCACCGCAGCTTGTACAAAGATCGGCATCGATGATTCTGGCGTCATCTTTTTCGCTGATTGCATCTACAGGGCATTCGCCTTCACAAGCGCCGCAGTTAACGCAGTCTTCAGCATTAATTACATAGGCCATGGGATTCCTCCATAACAAATTGGTTATTTTTTCCTGTATAAAATATATTATTAAGTAAGGAAGATCAACATATTAAAGAGATTTGGCAATATATTTCTTCATATGTATATGAGGAATCCCTGCTTCATCAAAGATTCCACCTTCCTGAACATAGCCTCTGCGTTGATAAAAGCCCTGAGCGTGGGTCTGGGCATTCAGGTGAACCCAGTCCATTGGAAGGGTGAGAGCTTGATTTTCCAGTTTATCCATCATTAGAGCACCGATGTTGTTTCCCCTATATTCATGAATCACCGCAACGCGTCCTATATGGCCCTCAAGACTCATACGTGCAGTTCCTACGGCTTTAAATCCCGCAAAGGCTAGAACATGAATCATTTGAGGATCTTTTCCATCCCTTTCGAGATCAATAGGCACATGCTGTTCCACAACAAATACCCTGGTTCTTACATCCTGTATGAATTCTGAATCAGAATCCCAGGCAGCCATTCGAGTTTCAATATCTTTCCTCTTCATGGAATCAGGATAGGCCATATTCAAATCTGATTCAATAATACTCATTGACGAATAAGAAGCGCACCCTTAGTATGTGTACAGTGGTATTCTACTAGTAGAATTTCTACATCCCTATCCTGAATGAATTTAAACAATATTACAGGAAAAAAATCACTTGCTGTATATGAATACAATGGAGGCGTCAATTGGAACCCACAATAATGAAACAACTGCAGAAAGTTGTTCAAACTTTCCCGAATCAGAGTGTCCAGCTCAGTAAGGATACGGACGGAGTCTATCAGCCGACGGATTATAAAACTTTCTATAAAGAAGTTCAGTTCTGTGCAGCTGGTCTCCAGTCGATCGGAATCAAAAGGGGAGACACTGTCGGCATCATTGCAGACAACAGAAAAGAATGGCTTATATGTGACATGGGACTCCTTTCTCTGGGAGCCAATGATGCTCCCCGGGGCTGTGATATCTCATCAAAGATACTGGCTCATATCGTGAGTATTCCAGGCTGCAAGACTGTCATACTTGAAAACAATCTCCAGCTTGAAAAATTACTGGAGGTTCAGAGTGATCTTCCCGCCTTAAAGCAAATCGTGATGATTGAACCGGCTGATGCTGAAACGGTCGCCCAGGCTGGTCATTTCAAAATTTTTAATTATACCGATTTGATGAAAACGGGTGATGAAAAAATCTCTGCTCAACCTGATTTGATTGAAAATGAGATAGCTCAGGGACAGGAAGAAGATATTGCTACCATTATTTTTACATCCGGTACCACGGGGATTCCCAAAGGTGTCATGTTGACGAACAAGAATTATATCTATCAGTCAGAAGCCATGCTTCACTATATTCCTGTTTCAGAAAAGGATACATGGCTGACCATTTTACCTGTATGGCACTCCTTTGAAAGGATCATTCAATATGTCTCCTCCTTAAACGGAGCCTGCCTGGCTTATTCAAAACCCATAGGTAAAACACTGCTCCAGGACCTTCAGTCCGTTAATCCGACACTCATGACAGCCGTTCCCCGCTTGTGGGGCGCTCTGTACGCAGGAGTACTCAGAAATATAAAATCCAAGGGTGTTAAGGCGGAAAAGCTGTTCAAGTTTTTTCTGAAAAAGGCAATCAAAGACGAGCATTACTGCTGTATCCTTCAGGATCGCTATCCCGACTATACAGGGCATAATAAGATGCTTCAGAAATGTGGTGCCGCGCTGGGCAGGATTCATACCGCCCCCCTGAGAGCTCTGGGAGATAAAATACTATTCTCTAAGATCACGGGTAAGATGTTTTCCAAGCTGCGGGCCGGAATATCCGGAGGGGGAGCCCTTCAGCGGGATGTGGATAATTTTTTCGGTGGTATAGGAGTCAAAATTCTGGAAGGCTATGGCCTCACAGAATCGGGACCCGTCATTTCTGTCCGGGAAGAGTCACACCCTGTGGTGAACACCGTAGGACCAGCCTTTATCGGGACTGAAATCAAGGCTCTGGATAACGATGGAAAAGAAGTCAAACCCGGCGAACGAGGTGTCCTTTATGTCCGTGGTCCCCAAATTATGAAAGGCTACTATGGAAATCAGGAATTGACAGATACGATTTTGGCAAAGGACGGATGGCTGAATACGGGTGATATAGCCGTTATTTCATTGAATAATGAAATAACACTTGTAGGCCGAGCCAAAGATACGATCGTTCTTTTAGGCGGAGAAAATGTAGAACCCGTTCCTCTGGAATCTAAAATCAAGGAATCTCCCTATATCGATAATGTCGTCATTCTGGGTCAGGACAAAAAATACCTTTCAGCCATAGTCGTTCCCGAGTTTGATAATTTGGAAGATTACGCCAAAAAGAATAATATCATGTATGAAGATAGAGCCCTCCTGGGTGACGTTCCTGAAATAAGGGAACTGATCAATCAGGAAATAGCCGATTTAGTCTCTCCTGCCCATGGTTTCTCCAGCTTTGAAAGAATCTATCAGTTCAGTATACTGCAGAATAATTTTGAAGTGGGGAGAGAACTCTCAGCAAAGATGGAACTTCTGCGTCCGAAGATTTATGATCTATACAAGACGGAGATTGATGATCTACTGAATCGCTGATTTCGTTAATTCCCTCGGGGACATTTTTATGACCCGAGGCAACAGGAGTAAAACATGACTTTGGTAGCCGTAATTCTAGCGGATGGTCTTGAAGAAGTGGAAGCCATTACCCCCATTGATTTTATGCGAAGGGCCGGTATACAGGTTGTTACTGTGGGGCTGGATAAAATAATGATAGAAGGATCACACGGAATCACTCTCAAGGCCGATATCGAACTGAAGGATTTTCCAGAAAGTGCTGATGCAATCCTCATACCAGGTGGCATGCCCGGTTCCGCTCATATCGGGGCAAACAAGCGTGTTCTGGGTCTTGCTCGAAGCTTTCATGATCAGGGAAAGCTGGTCGCCGCCATCTGTGCGGCACCAGCACTGGTATTGGGAGGGGCGGGTGTCCTCAAGGACAAACGCTATACTTGTTATCCAGGTTTTGAAGATAAAGCCGGACCCTTCGGCAGGTACACCACTGAACGGGTTGTCAGAGATGAGAACATCATTACAGCCTGCGGTGTGGGGGCGGCGGCAGAGTTTGCCGGAATGATTATCAGTTTCCTGTGTGGACAGGAAATAGCCAATGATGTCATGAAAGCCACACTTCAGATAGGATATTAATCCTGTAGACAAAAGGATTCAAATGAAAAAAATGACTCTTATACTGGAGGGACACCTGATCGATTCAGGAATCCTTTCCAATGTATTGAATTTTATAGTTGGAGAGAATCTGGATTACCACATTGATAAGATCGATGTGGGTAAAACAAGAGTAGAAACCACTCGTGCGGAAATAACAATTTACGCCGAAAATGATAAATCTCTGGAACTTGTTTTATCCAAGGTCTCACCACTGGGAGCCTATGAGAAGGGGGGAGTCAACGCGGTTTTTGAATACTCCTCCAAGGATGCCCATGCCCCTGAAGGATTCTATTCCTCCACGAATCACAGGACGGAAGTCTATGCCGACTCAAAGTGGAATGCCGTTTCACAACAGCGAATGGATGCGGTTGTGATCAAAACACCGGAAGGTTTCGTGTGTACAAAAATAAGAGACATCAAAAAAGGGGACCCTATTCTCTGCGGAAGTGAATCAGTCCGGGTGTATCCGCCGGCTGCTGAAAAAAAAGATGATGGATTTGCCTTTATGACCAACGAGGTCTCTTCGGAAAGAAGCTATGATATCACCGTGGATACCATAGCCCATGAGCTCAGGCAGATAAGGGCCGACGGGGGAAGATGCATCGTCGTCTGTGGCCCGGTTGTTATTCACACCGGGGGAGCTCCTGCTCTCTCGGCGATGATCCGGGAAGGTTTTATTCAAGGATTCCTAGGCGGGAATGCCGTGGCGGTCCATGATCTCGAATCCTTTTATTACGGAACGTCTCTGGGAGTGGATATGAAGAGCGGAAAACCAACTCATGGTGGGCACAATCATCATATGAGGGCCATAAACCGGATCAACGGTTTTGGTTCTATAAAGGCGGCTATCCAGGCAGGTGATCTGAACAACGGGTTGATGTATCAGATTGAAAAGTCGGGTATTCCCTATTGTCTGGCAGGTTCCATCCGGGATGACGGCCCTCTTCCTGAAACCGTTAATGACATGATTGAGGCTCAGGCACAATACTCACAGATAATAAAGGGAGCGGATATGATACTGATGCTCTCTTCCATGCTTCATTCCATTGGAACGGGCAATATGACTCCCTCTTGGGTCAAGACGGTGTGTATTGACATCAACCCGGCGGTGGTGACCAAACTGGCAGACCGCGGTACTGGCCAGGCTATTGGCATTGTCAGTGATGTCGGCCTTTTTCTGAATGCTCTGGCAGTTCGCCTGGAGCTTGATCTTTCGTAAAAAAAACAGAGCTGAGAAATTGTCCCGGCTCTGCTATATTATCTTCTGATGCTTTTGGATAAATCCTGTCAGGCCCTGGCGATAATGCCTTTCAAGGCAGGATTCTTTTCAAGATTCCCCGGGAGTGCACGCTCTCTGGCTTTGTTCTTGTATTCCTTGCTCTGAAAGTAGTACTCATAGCTGGTGTGAACATCATAGGTTCCGTCCATCAGGGCGTAGGTATCTTCTGTCATGACCAGTTCTTCATCCGTGGGGATTACATACACTTTGATGGGAGAATCATCCGCGGAAATACAGGTTTCACAGTTCCTGGACACAGAAATCTTGTTCTTCTTCTCATCCAGGATGATTCCCATATTTTCCAGACCTTTCAGAGATTTCAGTCTGTAGGATGGATTCATTTCTCCCACACCGGCAGTAAAAACGATCGCGTCAACCTGGCCCAATGCGGCATAATAGGAGCCAATGTATTTTTTAATTCTGTAGGCTTCCATATCCTGAGCAAGGGTACAGATGACATCGCCCTTTTCGACTCCGGTCTGTACGTCTCTTCTATCGACAAATCCTTTGGTTATACCCAGAACACCGCTTTTCTTGTTGAGGGTTGCATCCATTTCCTTTGAGTTCATACCGGTTTCATTCATCATGTATGTCACTATGGCGGGGTCAATATCTCCGCTTCTGGTACCCATCATCAGTCCTTCCAGAGGTGTCATTCCCATTGAGGTATCAAAGGATTTTCCATCTTTTACGGCGCACATTGAGGCCCCATTCCCGATATGGGCAATGATGACATTGGTTTTAGAAGGGTCCTTACCCAAAAGAACTGAGGCTCTTTTTGCGGTATACAGGTAGGAAGTTCCGTGAAAACCATAGCGTCTTACATTGTTCTTTTCATACCAGTCGTAGGGAAGGGCATACATAAAGGAGAGAGAGGGCATGGTCTGATGCCAGGCTGTATCCATTATGGCACAGTGGGGAACATCAGGGAGAACCTGCATGGCTCCTCTGATTCCCTGAATGTTTGCCGGGTTATGAAGAGGGGCCAGGTGATTCAGCTGCTCAAATGCCTTAAGGACACTTTCATCAACAATGACTGATTTTTTAAAGGCTTCTCCACCATGGACAACACGGTGACCTACAGCCTTAATTTCACTCATATCGGCAATGCATCCGTTTTTTTTATCCAGGATTGTATCGATGATCCAGGATACGGCTTCCTTATGGCTGGGACATGCTTTTTTTTCTTCAAACTCGGATTTACCAAGGGGTTTGTGTTCAATATTAGAGATTTCTTCTCCGATTCTTTCAATCATGCCCACACCCAGCACTTCTTTTTTATCCCAATCGTAAACCTGAAATTTTGCGGAAGAACTTCCGCAGTTCAGTGTTAAAATAACCATTCTATCCTCCAGATCTGTTTAATTATAATGATTCCAATATATTGATAGCCCTAAAGAGGGCTTTTAAATTGAAATTTTATATACATTTTACAGTTTGCCGTGGATTATTCAATAGATCTGAAGAAATAGTCTGAACAAAGCCAGTAATTTTTTATCCTAAACTTTTTGCAAAGACTTTCAAAAATATTTCATACATCTTTACTAATGGTTTCAAAATAAGAAGATTCATGGATTTAAGGAATCAAACTATCGTAAAAAATAATACTTTGAGATTAAACCATACCAGTGTATAATGTGCAGGTGATACAGGATAATCTGCAAAAAATTGAGCCCTTGTCCTTCTCGTTTAATGGGGAAGGAAATGAGAAAATACACGCCCTGAAATGGCTTCCTTCACCTGAAAACATTAAAGCAATACTCATTATAAATCATGGAATGGCAGAACATATAAGTCGTTATGATTCTTTTGCCTCCTTTATGGCTGAAAAAGGGTTTGCCGTTTATGGTGAAGATCACCGGGGACACGGTGACACGGCAGGGTCTGTTGATAATCTGGGGTATTTTGCCGATGAAAAGGGTTGGATGAAGGTGATTGGCGATATTCGTACCCTTTACCTCCTCGCCTTGGATGAGCAGAAAAATCTTCCTGTTTTTATGTTGGGTCACAGTATGGGGTCTTTTCTGACCCGTCATTATCTCAGTTTATACGGCTCGGAGATAACTGCAGCTGTCATCTCGGGAACGGGTTTTCAATCTTCCTTGTTGTTATCTATTGCTAAAATACTCTCAACCCTGGAATCTGCAGTAAAGGGTAAGCGCCACAGAAGTAAAATGCTGGATACTTTAAGCTTTGGTTCAAACAATAAGTCCTTTGATTTTGACGGAGCTCACGGTTTTGAATGGTTGTCCCGGGATTCTGATCAGACTCGAAAATATGTGGAAGACCCCTATTGCGGTTTCATCTGCACCAGTGGTTTTTTTTCCGATCTTGCTGATGGTTTGAAAATTATTAATAAAAAGAGCTGTTATGCGGCAACCCCGGATAATCTGCCTCTGCTCCTGTATTCAGGAAAAGATGATCCTGTGGGGAACTTCGGGAAGGTTGTAGAAAGTGTTGCATCTTCTTACAGAAAAAATGGAAATAATGAGATAACAGTCATGCTCAAGGATGATATGAGGCATGAGTGCCTGGATGAACTCGGATGTGAAGATTGTTATCAGGAAATATATAAATGGATGACAGCCCGCCTTAGTGGCTGAAAGAGCAAAGTACAAGGAGATATGTTTCATAAAGGAGATTTGAAGCATAGTCACAAAGGAGTTGAGGCTGTCACCAATCAGGGGCAGCCTCTTTTTTTTGAAGCAACAGTGCCTATTGTTCCGTTTTATGGGTATGTTTTTCATTTTTATACTCCTGACACTGATCAGTACTTCCCTCTATTCGGAGCAGATGCTCAGGGAGACCTGGGAATACGGTTCTGATAACAAAATCCTTTACCGAATTTCCAATGAAAAAACTTTGGCCGAGGCCACGGCTCTGACAGATCCTGAGGGTGTCTGGAGTCCCGGCCCCTTCATCCTGGACAGCCGATTCTTTCAATTAGGATCTTTTGCACCATCAGGACTCTGGAAGTTTACATCCCTGACTTCTTTAATCAGCAACACCACTCTACGCCAGAAGCATGGTCTTGTAGCGGACAGGAGCAGCAACTCTTTTCTGGAATCCTCAGCGGCGGCCCTCCTTTTTCCCTGCCACGGAGGTCTTATGGTTCAAAGAGATGAAATGAGCATACAATCTGCTGTATGGCAGGAACTCTATCTGAATCCCTATAACCCCCTGACCCTGGGTATTTCCCTGGGTCTACCGGAAGCATCAGACGATTCAGAAGAGAAGGATGATTCCTGGTTTAATGACGGAGGACCTGAGGATGTTCACCCTGTTTATCATGGTGCTGCAGATCTTAAGCATGAAGGCAGGCGTTCCCGTGTTCATATTCAGGGAGGAGGATCGTTTTCAGAATACAGAATTCCGGGATACTCCCTTCTTCCGGTGTATTCCCTCATTGAAAAATCCTGGGATTTTACCAGCAGGTACTGGATCAATTCGGCTCATTGGGTCAACCGAGACCTTGAGGTTCCGCTTTGGGAACGCTACTGGGAGAACAGGATCAATGTGCTTCCTGATATTGATTTCCAGATTTCCGGAATATTTTACCAAGGATATAAGTGGGACGAATCCCGGTCTTTTCTTGGTTTTTCCCTCCAGGGAGAGAGGACCTTCGATCCTGGTGGCATCCGACTGGGATATGCTCTGGATACGGTACCCGAAGAGGGCGGTATGATGAGAACCAGTGAATACAGCATAAAATTGAGTAGAAGAAGACCTGTCTGGAGTGCTTCCCTGGAAGGCAGACTCCGTGGTAATGCTCAGAGGGTCCTGGAGTGGTCAATAGGACCAGAATTGAAACGATTCAGACAAGGGAGATACAGCCGTCTATTCTGTCCTGTAAAAGCCGAACCGGGAATCCTGACAGTCTCTCCGCAAGGGGAGGAATCCCTGAGAATCGGATCATTCAGACTGACGGGAAAAGGAGGGTATGAGTTTCGGAACCCTTCTCAGAAAGGCTTCAGCGAGGAGTCGCTGATAATGAGGCTGCAGCTTGAATGGAGTCGGTGATGAAGGGCGAGCTGAATGATGATAATTCAGGAATTCTGGGATTCCCAGAGAATCCGGGTCAATGATTGTTTTCCAAGACTGTCCTGACCGATTTCCCAGACAAAAAAACCTCCCAGACTCAACTCCTCTGCTATCTCAGTTTTCTTCTGTACAGTTTCGGGGCCGTTGAAGTAATACCCCTCTGCCTCATCTTCGTGGGGGAGGACCGGGTTCTGTCTGATAATTTCTCTGTAGGATTGAGCCTTCTTCCAGTAATCCGGAGAGTAGCCGTCAAAGATTCTCCCGTAAAAGGGAATTCCCATAATCAGTTTTTCCGGTGGAATCTCATAACGGGCCATCATGTATTCCAAAGCCTCTCTAGTGCTTTCGGCTGTAGAATGACGCCCAAAAAAATCATATGTCATCAAATGAATCTTATCGGGCAGTGAATAAGCCTCTGCCGGAAGAGGGTGAAAACGGCTGGCTGCGATGGTCAGTTTTTTTCCTTTTGAATCACAGAGGCTTCTCAAATCTCCTAAAAGGCTTGAATAAAACTCCTTTTCCTGATCATTTCCTGGAAACTCCCAGTCAAGATCCAGTCCGGACAAGCCAAAGGAATCCATTATTTCTTCCAGACCTTCTAAAAACTCCGATCTTTTCAGATCATCTCTCAGGAGAGGAATGAAATCACTGGAAGACCCGCTGATACAGAGATTCATTGCGGGACCTTTAGAATTTACAAGGCGTTGAAGGTATGTTAAATGGTCCCTGTTTTCAAGAGAAAGAAGGGGTTCTCCCTTCTCTGGTATTCTAAGAGAAAAGAAATAAACTTCATCAAAATGCTTAAGAATCAATTCACCTCTGCTGAAACTGTAATCTATTGGAAGAACCTCCGTGTCATTTGTCCCGTTTTCCGATCCATAGGGATGCATTTTGTACCATGCTGTTCTCCCGGAAATATCCTGGGGAAATAACTGCTTCATTCTATAGGAGGGAAGGTAGGTTCCGAGGTTTCTCGGGGACTGTGCATAAACATGCTGTATCATCATAAAATGAGAAAGAATAATGAAAGTATAAAAAAGTTTAGTCATTGATTTCATGAAGACTCCCTCAAATCTGGTGGAATGAGCATTATAGTATGTCCCATTTTTATGGTAAAGTGATTCCTTCCTGATTTACAAAACAGAGGCTTTTTCTCATAATTGGAAAATCAGCAGAGAATCCTTAAGGGAGAGAAGATTGAATATTCAGATCATCGGTACAAAGAAGTGCCAGAATACCAGAAAAGCAGAACGCTTTTTCAAGGAGAGAGGACAGAAGTACTTTACCCTCGATTTGAATGAAAAACCTCTCAGCCCGGGAGAATTAAGAAATATCCTGAACAAAGTGTCTTCTGATGAGCTGGTTGATCAGGAATCAAAAGTATATAAACAAAAGTTCGCCTTTTTGGATTTTGATCCTGCGGAAGAACTCCTTGCCTACCCAGATTTGATTAAGACTCCTATCATCCGTTGTGATGGAAAGGTCAGTATCGGATATGATCCGAAGACCTGGAAGACCTGGATTGAAGGCTGATTCAACACGTTTTGCCATACTGGGCAGCGGATCTGCTTCCAATGGATTTATTTTTGAGTCAGGTGATTTTTCGTTTATCATAGATAACGGATACTCTCTTTCTGAATTCAGGAGGCGTATGAAACAGCTTGAATACCGGGAATCAAAACTGGCATTCATATTTTTGACTCACCATCACAGCGATCATTTTAAAGGTGTTGAAACACTTTCCTCTACCCTGGGGATTCCTGTGGTCACTCATCAGAATATGCCTCTGGAAAAGTACTGCAAGAAGCCCGGACTGCATCGTCTGGATATCCTGCCGGGAAAAGATTATTTCTTTGATTCCCTCAAGTTTCGATGCTTTGAGACATCCCATGATGCCCAGGCCTCTGTGGGTTTCCATTTTTCTTTGAATGATCTAGCATTTACAATTATCACCGATACCGGGCTTGTGAGTGATGAAATGATGATTCTGGCCGCAAAGTCAGACTACCTCTTTCTGGAATCAAATTACTCCCCTGAGCTGCTTCATAAGGGACCCTACCCGGAATTTCTGAAACGCAGGATTCTGTCCAATCAAGGACATCTTTCCAATCTGGATGCTGCTGTATCCATGAGCAGGCTGTCGGAAATGGAGGATCTCCGGTTAAAAAAAATATTTCTATGTCATTTATCAGAAAAAAATAATAATGTTGAGAAAGTGAAAGAAGAAGTACAACGGATCTATAAGGGAAGGATTCCATATGGAATATGCCCCAGAAATGACTGTCTCAGTCAGAATGCCCTGATCCGCTCGGCCTGATTCAAAGTTGATGGGAGGTCATTTAAATGACATCGTGCAG comes from the Oceanispirochaeta sp. genome and includes:
- a CDS encoding 4Fe-4S binding protein produces the protein MAYVINAEDCVNCGACEGECPVDAISEKDDARIIDADLCTSCGACADVCPTECILEG
- a CDS encoding glycoside hydrolase family 18 protein, which produces MKSMTKLFYTFIILSHFMMIQHVYAQSPRNLGTYLPSYRMKQLFPQDISGRTAWYKMHPYGSENGTNDTEVLPIDYSFSRGELILKHFDEVYFFSLRIPEKGEPLLSLENRDHLTYLQRLVNSKGPAMNLCISGSSSDFIPLLRDDLKRSEFLEGLEEIMDSFGLSGLDLDWEFPGNDQEKEFYSSLLGDLRSLCDSKGKKLTIAASRFHPLPAEAYSLPDKIHLMTYDFFGRHSTAESTREALEYMMARYEIPPEKLIMGIPFYGRIFDGYSPDYWKKAQSYREIIRQNPVLPHEDEAEGYYFNGPETVQKKTEIAEELSLGGFFVWEIGQDSLGKQSLTRILWESQNS
- a CDS encoding GNAT family N-acetyltransferase, which produces MSIIESDLNMAYPDSMKRKDIETRMAAWDSDSEFIQDVRTRVFVVEQHVPIDLERDGKDPQMIHVLAFAGFKAVGTARMSLEGHIGRVAVIHEYRGNNIGALMMDKLENQALTLPMDWVHLNAQTHAQGFYQRRGYVQEGGIFDEAGIPHIHMKKYIAKSL
- a CDS encoding arsenate reductase family protein, with translation MNIQIIGTKKCQNTRKAERFFKERGQKYFTLDLNEKPLSPGELRNILNKVSSDELVDQESKVYKQKFAFLDFDPAEELLAYPDLIKTPIIRCDGKVSIGYDPKTWKTWIEG
- a CDS encoding DJ-1 family glyoxalase III → MTLVAVILADGLEEVEAITPIDFMRRAGIQVVTVGLDKIMIEGSHGITLKADIELKDFPESADAILIPGGMPGSAHIGANKRVLGLARSFHDQGKLVAAICAAPALVLGGAGVLKDKRYTCYPGFEDKAGPFGRYTTERVVRDENIITACGVGAAAEFAGMIISFLCGQEIANDVMKATLQIGY
- a CDS encoding alpha/beta fold hydrolase; this encodes MIQDNLQKIEPLSFSFNGEGNEKIHALKWLPSPENIKAILIINHGMAEHISRYDSFASFMAEKGFAVYGEDHRGHGDTAGSVDNLGYFADEKGWMKVIGDIRTLYLLALDEQKNLPVFMLGHSMGSFLTRHYLSLYGSEITAAVISGTGFQSSLLLSIAKILSTLESAVKGKRHRSKMLDTLSFGSNNKSFDFDGAHGFEWLSRDSDQTRKYVEDPYCGFICTSGFFSDLADGLKIINKKSCYAATPDNLPLLLYSGKDDPVGNFGKVVESVASSYRKNGNNEITVMLKDDMRHECLDELGCEDCYQEIYKWMTARLSG
- a CDS encoding long-chain fatty acid--CoA ligase → MEPTIMKQLQKVVQTFPNQSVQLSKDTDGVYQPTDYKTFYKEVQFCAAGLQSIGIKRGDTVGIIADNRKEWLICDMGLLSLGANDAPRGCDISSKILAHIVSIPGCKTVILENNLQLEKLLEVQSDLPALKQIVMIEPADAETVAQAGHFKIFNYTDLMKTGDEKISAQPDLIENEIAQGQEEDIATIIFTSGTTGIPKGVMLTNKNYIYQSEAMLHYIPVSEKDTWLTILPVWHSFERIIQYVSSLNGACLAYSKPIGKTLLQDLQSVNPTLMTAVPRLWGALYAGVLRNIKSKGVKAEKLFKFFLKKAIKDEHYCCILQDRYPDYTGHNKMLQKCGAALGRIHTAPLRALGDKILFSKITGKMFSKLRAGISGGGALQRDVDNFFGGIGVKILEGYGLTESGPVISVREESHPVVNTVGPAFIGTEIKALDNDGKEVKPGERGVLYVRGPQIMKGYYGNQELTDTILAKDGWLNTGDIAVISLNNEITLVGRAKDTIVLLGGENVEPVPLESKIKESPYIDNVVILGQDKKYLSAIVVPEFDNLEDYAKKNNIMYEDRALLGDVPEIRELINQEIADLVSPAHGFSSFERIYQFSILQNNFEVGRELSAKMELLRPKIYDLYKTEIDDLLNR
- a CDS encoding acetate kinase, whose protein sequence is MVILTLNCGSSSAKFQVYDWDKKEVLGVGMIERIGEEISNIEHKPLGKSEFEEKKACPSHKEAVSWIIDTILDKKNGCIADMSEIKAVGHRVVHGGEAFKKSVIVDESVLKAFEQLNHLAPLHNPANIQGIRGAMQVLPDVPHCAIMDTAWHQTMPSLSFMYALPYDWYEKNNVRRYGFHGTSYLYTAKRASVLLGKDPSKTNVIIAHIGNGASMCAVKDGKSFDTSMGMTPLEGLMMGTRSGDIDPAIVTYMMNETGMNSKEMDATLNKKSGVLGITKGFVDRRDVQTGVEKGDVICTLAQDMEAYRIKKYIGSYYAALGQVDAIVFTAGVGEMNPSYRLKSLKGLENMGIILDEKKNKISVSRNCETCISADDSPIKVYVIPTDEELVMTEDTYALMDGTYDVHTSYEYYFQSKEYKNKARERALPGNLEKNPALKGIIARA
- a CDS encoding TIGR00300 family protein, whose protein sequence is MKKMTLILEGHLIDSGILSNVLNFIVGENLDYHIDKIDVGKTRVETTRAEITIYAENDKSLELVLSKVSPLGAYEKGGVNAVFEYSSKDAHAPEGFYSSTNHRTEVYADSKWNAVSQQRMDAVVIKTPEGFVCTKIRDIKKGDPILCGSESVRVYPPAAEKKDDGFAFMTNEVSSERSYDITVDTIAHELRQIRADGGRCIVVCGPVVIHTGGAPALSAMIREGFIQGFLGGNAVAVHDLESFYYGTSLGVDMKSGKPTHGGHNHHMRAINRINGFGSIKAAIQAGDLNNGLMYQIEKSGIPYCLAGSIRDDGPLPETVNDMIEAQAQYSQIIKGADMILMLSSMLHSIGTGNMTPSWVKTVCIDINPAVVTKLADRGTGQAIGIVSDVGLFLNALAVRLELDLS
- a CDS encoding MBL fold metallo-hydrolase, with amino-acid sequence MIRRPGRPGLKADSTRFAILGSGSASNGFIFESGDFSFIIDNGYSLSEFRRRMKQLEYRESKLAFIFLTHHHSDHFKGVETLSSTLGIPVVTHQNMPLEKYCKKPGLHRLDILPGKDYFFDSLKFRCFETSHDAQASVGFHFSLNDLAFTIITDTGLVSDEMMILAAKSDYLFLESNYSPELLHKGPYPEFLKRRILSNQGHLSNLDAAVSMSRLSEMEDLRLKKIFLCHLSEKNNNVEKVKEEVQRIYKGRIPYGICPRNDCLSQNALIRSA